One Cricetulus griseus strain 17A/GY chromosome 5, alternate assembly CriGri-PICRH-1.0, whole genome shotgun sequence genomic window carries:
- the LOC100756838 gene encoding zinc finger protein 14-like isoform X1, with the protein MLNPNCDAEEPVTFEDVAVNFTLGEWALLDSSQKKLYRDVMTETLMNLISIGKTKGKENVEDNYQNLRKNVRTQVVERNCVYGAGGRCGGMQQQIPEHIVERAMPPAIAISANSVLSRDILVHSASRVHLRWELTEKPSGSQEEVEKAFTHEKCWKDLTYSEPSQTNQSPRETADQNKQANEVCRSLNSDQCCERIPTGDKLHEWKQVEKAFWRYSYGQIYKRITIGEKPFVCKQYNEALVNSNHLIKHEIIHPEEKCYTCKQCGKAFRYSSSLQNHERIHSGERPYVCKQCGKAFIRSYDLLIHERIHSGEKPYTCEHCGKSFTHYSGWYSHERIHTREKPYVCTQCGKAFSCSTSFRRHERIHTGEKPYICKHCGKAFTHSSARYIHERIHTGEKPYVCKHCGKAFLRASHLNNHERIHTGEKPYVCKHCGKAFIQRDACYNHERIHTGEKPYVCKECGKAFRISTSLRDHERIHTGEKPYICNYCGKAFRVSTCLHKHERAHMEKKPSG; encoded by the exons ATGCTGAATCCAAACTGTGATGCGGAG GAGCCCGTGACCTTTGAGGATGTGGCTGTGAACTTCACCCTAGGAGAGTGGGCTTTGTTGGATTCAAGTCAAAAGAAGCTCTACAGAGATGTGATGACAGAAACCCTTATGAACCTGATCTCcatag gcaaaacaaagggaaaagaaaatgttgaagaCAACTACCAAAATCTCAGGAAAAATGTGAG AACTCAGGTGGTTGAGAGAAATTGTGTCTATGGAGCTGGTGGTCGGTGTGGAGGAATGCAGCAACAGATTCCAGAGCATATTGTTGAAAGAGCCATGCCTCCTGCAATAGCGATATCTGCAAACAGTGTGCTTTCGAGAGACATCCTTGTTCATTCTGCCTCACGTGTGCACCTCAGGTGGGAACTTACAGAGAAGCCAAGTGGCTCTCAGGAAGAAGTGGAGAAAGCTTTTACACATGAGAAATGTTGGAAAGATTTGACTTATTCTGAGCCCTCTCAGACAAATCAAAGTCCTAGAGAGACAGCCGATCAAAATAAGCAAGCTAACGAAGTCTGTAGGAGTCTCAATTCTGATCAGTGTTGTGAGAGAATTCCCACTGGAGATAAACTGCATGAATGGAAGCAGGTTGAGAAAGCCTTCTGGAGGTACAGTTATGGTCAAATCTATAAAAGAATAACCATTGGAGAGAAGCCGTTTGTGTGTAAGCAGTATAATGAAGCCTTGGTTAATTCCAATCACCTTATTAAACATGAAATAATTCACCCTGAAGAGAAATGTTATACATGTaagcagtgtgggaaagccttcagatattcctcctccctccagaACCATGAAAGAATTCATAGTGGGGAGCGGCCATATGTATGTAAGCAATGTGGAAAAGCCTTCATCCGTTCCTATGACCTTCTCATCCATGAAAGAATTCACAGTGGAGAAAAACCTTATACTTGTGAGCATTGTGGGAAATCTTTCACCCATTATAGCGGCTGGTACAGTCATGAAAGGATTCACactagagagaaaccctatgtttGCACACAGTGTGGGAAAGCATTTTCATGTTCTACATCATTCCGGAGGCATGAAAGAATTCACACTGGTGAGAAACCTTATATATGTAAGCATTGCGGAAAAGCCTTCACCCATTCCAGTGCTCGTTACATTCATGagagaattcacactggagagaaaccctatgtttGCAAGCACTGTGGAAAAGCATTTCTTCGTGCCAGTCATCTTAACAACCATgaaagaattcacactggagagaaaccctatgtttGTAAGcattgtgggaaagccttcatcCAACGTGATGCTTGTTATAATCatgaaagaattcatactggagagaaaccatacgTATGTAAGGAATGTGGGAAAGCGTTTAGGATTTCCACATCCCTTCGTGACCatgaaagaattcatactggagaaaaaccttaTATATGTAATTATTGTGGGAAAGCATTTAGGGTTTCCACATGCCTTCACAAACATGAAAGAGCTCACATGGAAAAGAAACCCAGTGGGTAG
- the LOC100756838 gene encoding zinc finger protein 14-like isoform X2, with protein MRLKQRMEPVTFEDVAVNFTLGEWALLDSSQKKLYRDVMTETLMNLISIGKTKGKENVEDNYQNLRKNVRTQVVERNCVYGAGGRCGGMQQQIPEHIVERAMPPAIAISANSVLSRDILVHSASRVHLRWELTEKPSGSQEEVEKAFTHEKCWKDLTYSEPSQTNQSPRETADQNKQANEVCRSLNSDQCCERIPTGDKLHEWKQVEKAFWRYSYGQIYKRITIGEKPFVCKQYNEALVNSNHLIKHEIIHPEEKCYTCKQCGKAFRYSSSLQNHERIHSGERPYVCKQCGKAFIRSYDLLIHERIHSGEKPYTCEHCGKSFTHYSGWYSHERIHTREKPYVCTQCGKAFSCSTSFRRHERIHTGEKPYICKHCGKAFTHSSARYIHERIHTGEKPYVCKHCGKAFLRASHLNNHERIHTGEKPYVCKHCGKAFIQRDACYNHERIHTGEKPYVCKECGKAFRISTSLRDHERIHTGEKPYICNYCGKAFRVSTCLHKHERAHMEKKPSG; from the exons ATGCGTCTTAAGCAGAGGATG GAGCCCGTGACCTTTGAGGATGTGGCTGTGAACTTCACCCTAGGAGAGTGGGCTTTGTTGGATTCAAGTCAAAAGAAGCTCTACAGAGATGTGATGACAGAAACCCTTATGAACCTGATCTCcatag gcaaaacaaagggaaaagaaaatgttgaagaCAACTACCAAAATCTCAGGAAAAATGTGAG AACTCAGGTGGTTGAGAGAAATTGTGTCTATGGAGCTGGTGGTCGGTGTGGAGGAATGCAGCAACAGATTCCAGAGCATATTGTTGAAAGAGCCATGCCTCCTGCAATAGCGATATCTGCAAACAGTGTGCTTTCGAGAGACATCCTTGTTCATTCTGCCTCACGTGTGCACCTCAGGTGGGAACTTACAGAGAAGCCAAGTGGCTCTCAGGAAGAAGTGGAGAAAGCTTTTACACATGAGAAATGTTGGAAAGATTTGACTTATTCTGAGCCCTCTCAGACAAATCAAAGTCCTAGAGAGACAGCCGATCAAAATAAGCAAGCTAACGAAGTCTGTAGGAGTCTCAATTCTGATCAGTGTTGTGAGAGAATTCCCACTGGAGATAAACTGCATGAATGGAAGCAGGTTGAGAAAGCCTTCTGGAGGTACAGTTATGGTCAAATCTATAAAAGAATAACCATTGGAGAGAAGCCGTTTGTGTGTAAGCAGTATAATGAAGCCTTGGTTAATTCCAATCACCTTATTAAACATGAAATAATTCACCCTGAAGAGAAATGTTATACATGTaagcagtgtgggaaagccttcagatattcctcctccctccagaACCATGAAAGAATTCATAGTGGGGAGCGGCCATATGTATGTAAGCAATGTGGAAAAGCCTTCATCCGTTCCTATGACCTTCTCATCCATGAAAGAATTCACAGTGGAGAAAAACCTTATACTTGTGAGCATTGTGGGAAATCTTTCACCCATTATAGCGGCTGGTACAGTCATGAAAGGATTCACactagagagaaaccctatgtttGCACACAGTGTGGGAAAGCATTTTCATGTTCTACATCATTCCGGAGGCATGAAAGAATTCACACTGGTGAGAAACCTTATATATGTAAGCATTGCGGAAAAGCCTTCACCCATTCCAGTGCTCGTTACATTCATGagagaattcacactggagagaaaccctatgtttGCAAGCACTGTGGAAAAGCATTTCTTCGTGCCAGTCATCTTAACAACCATgaaagaattcacactggagagaaaccctatgtttGTAAGcattgtgggaaagccttcatcCAACGTGATGCTTGTTATAATCatgaaagaattcatactggagagaaaccatacgTATGTAAGGAATGTGGGAAAGCGTTTAGGATTTCCACATCCCTTCGTGACCatgaaagaattcatactggagaaaaaccttaTATATGTAATTATTGTGGGAAAGCATTTAGGGTTTCCACATGCCTTCACAAACATGAAAGAGCTCACATGGAAAAGAAACCCAGTGGGTAG
- the LOC100774889 gene encoding zinc finger protein OZF, with the protein MEPVTFEDVAVNFTLGEWTMLDSSQKKLYRDVMKETFLNLISIGKTEEEDTEEEYQKPKGNLRTLVVERLCKFDHGGQSGETHRQSPEHVVNEKMPPAITEWERDMIAHLPSDTCVRGQTGEKPYQYQEHMEKAFKYKKCWKDFSYSELLWMHKSPPMKQKLHENKQSNEVCRSFTSDHDYEGTYTEEKSYVCKQCGKAWSDSCSLLWHEKSHIQEKRHTCKQCGKAFSRPSQLHKHERIHTGEKPYVCTHCGKAFIDRRTCYNHERTHTGVKPYACKQCGKAFLRSCQLLIHERIHTGERPFVCKHCGKAFTYSSACYYHERIHTGEKPCVCKQCGKAFKCSAYLHIHERSHSGEKPYVCKHCGKAFAYATGCHKHERIHSGEKPYMCVQCGKLFSFPRSLHIHERSHSGEKPYVCKQCGKSFSQGTSLKRHERIHTGEKPYVCRQCGKAFIQRDDCYSHERTHTGEKPYMCVQCGKTFTFSKSLQIHEKNHTGEKPYICKQCGKAFTCSTYLLRHERTHSEKLSG; encoded by the exons ATG GAGCCCGTGACCTTTGAGGATGTGGCTGTGAACTTCACCCTAGGAGAGTGGACTATGTTGGATTCAAGTCAAAAGAAGCTCTACAGAGATGTGATGAAGGAGACATTTTTGAACCTGATCTCCAtag ggaaaacagaagaagaagataCTGAAGAGGAATACCAGAAGCCCAAGGGAAATCTGAG AACTCTGGTGGTTGAGAGACTCTGTAAATTTGATCATGGTGGTCAGAGTGGAGAAACCCATCGACAGAGTCCAGAGCATGTTGTGAATGAAAAAATGCCTCCTGCAATAACTGAGTGGGAAAGAGACATGATTGCTCATTTACCCTCAGATACATGCGTCAGAGGTCAAACTGGAGAGAAGCCATACCAGTACCAGGAACATATGGAGAAGGcttttaaatataagaaatgtTGGAAGGACTTCAGTTATTCTGAGTTGCTTTGGATGCATAAAAGCCCTCCTATGAAACAGAAACTCCATGAAAACAAACAGTCTAATGAAGTCTGTAGGAGTTTCACTTCTGATCACGATTATGAGGGAACTTATACTGAAGAGAAATCGTATGTTTGTAAACAATGTGGGAAAGCATGGAGTGATTCCTGTAGCCTTCTCTGGCATGAAAAAAGTCACATTCAAGAGAAACGTCACACATGTAAGCAATGTGGAAAAGCATTTAGTCgtccttcacagcttcacaaacaTGAAAGAATCCACACTGGTGAAAAACCCTATGTATGTACACATTGTGGAAAAGCCTTCATTGATCGCAGAACCTGTTACAATCATGAGAGAACTCACACTGGCGTGAAACCGTATGCTTGTAaacaatgtgggaaagcctttctTCGTTCCTGCCAACTTCTCATCCATgaaagaattcacactggagagagaccttTTGTATGTAAAcattgtgggaaagccttcacctACTCCAGTGCTTGTTATTATCATgaaagaattcacactggagagaaaccctgtgtttgtAAGCAATGTGGGAAAGCATTTAAATGTTCTGCCTACCTTCACATACATGAAAGATCTCACAGTGGAGAAAAACCATATGTATGTAAGCATTGTGGAAAGGCCTTTGCTTATGCCACTGGATGTCACAAGCATGAAAGAATCCActctggagagaaaccatatatgtgtgtgcagtgtgggaAGCTATTCAGTTTCCCCAGATCCCTTCACATACATGAAAGATCTCACAGTGGAGAAAAGCCCTATGTATGTAAGCAGTGTGGGAAGTCTTTCAGTCAGGGAACTTCTTTGAAAAGACACGAACgaattcacactggagaaaaaccgTATGTATGTAggcagtgtgggaaagccttcatcCAACGTGATGATTGTTACAGTCATGAACgaactcacactggagagaaaccatatatgTGTGTTCAATGTGGGAAAACGTTCACCTTTTCCAAATCCcttcaaatacatgaaaaaaatcacacgGGAGAAAAACCCTATATATGTAAGCAGTGTGGGAAAGCATTTACCTGTTCCACATACCTTCTCAGACATGAAAGAACTCACAGTGAAAAACTCAGTGGATAA